A genomic region of Trifolium pratense cultivar HEN17-A07 linkage group LG3, ARS_RC_1.1, whole genome shotgun sequence contains the following coding sequences:
- the LOC123917473 gene encoding F-box/FBD/LRR-repeat protein At4g26340-like — MMDMISTLPDEILCHVLSFLKTKQAVATSILSKRWKHLWLSVPVLDFSRTRVTDQQANFRFHDFVYSVLLSRDSALPVKFFRLYVMYSYTQHVNLIMPSVSKWINFVLQRGGLEYLDLYMDTSGWPTLPINILSCTTLVALKLCFFRVVDHRFSSVLLLPSLKTLHLHLIRFAKRQDFMFLLAACPNLEDLLISALLFDDEEDSLSCNEWKNFSLSNLTKANVDSYYFQFPMKVLHNVQSLSMCIAQAHCFNDSIPTFHNLTCMHLESLNNRCHFIVEVFKHCPKLQELYVDEDGMNSNYQTWTKKDDKENWVDPNFVPQCLSLHLRVFCFSSVFGLQGELQLARYILKNARVLQTMRISTIGEPEIKELLSSFPRASSSCKLTFVHLPRDYSSESDSSLDANETSIGSDA, encoded by the exons ATGATGGATATGATAAGCACTTTACCCGATGAGATTCTCTGTCACGTTCTCTCCTTTCTCAAAACCAAACAAGCAGTTGCCACAAGCATTCTTTCGAAAAGGTGGAAGCATCTCTGGCTATCAGTTCCCGTTCTGGACTTCAGCCGCACTCGAGTGACAGACCAACAGGCCAATTTTCGCTTTCATGACTTTGTTTACTCGGTTTTGTTGTCACGAGATTCTGCACTTCCCGTTAAGTTTTTTCGCCTCTATGTTATGTACAGTTATACTCAACATGTCAATCTTATCATGCCCAGTGTGTCCAAATGGATCAACTTTGTGCTACAACGCGGAGGACTTGAGTACCTTGATCTCTACATGGACACGTCGGGTTGGCCTACATTGCCTATTAACATTTTAAGCTGCACAACCCTAGTGGCTCTCAAGCTTTGTTTTTTCAGGGTTGTAGACCATAGGTTTTCTTCCGTTTTATTACTTCCCTCGCTCAAAACCCTTCATTTACATCTTATAAGGTTCGCAAAACGTCAAgattttatgtttcttttagCTGCATGTCCAAATCTTGAGGATTTACTCATATCTGCACTATTGTTTGATGATGAGGAGGACTCTCTAAGCTGTAACGAATGGAAAAACTTTAGCTTAAGTAACTTGACCAAAGCCAATGTTGATtcctattattttcaatttccaaTGAAAGTACTTCACAATGTACAGTCTCTGTCAATGTGCATTGCTCAg GCGCACTGCTTTAATGACTCTATTCCTACTTTTCATAATTTGACTTGCATGCACCTTGAGTCCCTCAATAATCGTTGCCATTTCATAGTAGAAGTTTTTAAACACTGCCCTAAGCTTCAAGAGCTATATGTTGACGAG GACGGCATGAACTCGAATTACCAAACATGGACTAAAAAAGATGACAAAGAAAATTGGGTGGACCCAAATTTTGTTCCGCAATGCCTTTCATTACACCTTAGAGTTTTCTGTTTTTCCAGTGTCTTTGGCCTACAAGGTGAGCTTCAGCTAGCAAGGTATATTTTGAAGAATGCAAGAGTTTTACAAACCATGAGAATCTCTACCATCGGAGAACCCGAAATAAAAGAACTATTATCCTCATTCCCAAGGGCCTCCTCATCATGTAAACTCACATTTGTTCATCTTCCAC GTGATTATTCAAGTGAGTCTGATTCGTCTTTGGATGCAAATGAAACATCTATCGGTAGCGATGCTTGA